One window of Chryseobacterium indologenes genomic DNA carries:
- a CDS encoding trigger factor, translated as MKVTAQNHDDVSALLTVTLEKSDYKEKVEKQLINYAKNAQVPGFRKGKVPLSMVKKQYEAGIAFEEINRQVSDALNNYVNENKLRLVGQPVPQPVNELDYNADQLEVAFEVGYEPEFTIDLAKYEAPHYKVEASDKEISKSIENMQKRFAEQVPQDKITKDSYIALEVSQVVEEDAEGEHHHHPKNLTITAENKEAFKLVKGLKMDGSVKVTKETLAGDEELAKELGFSKEEVEHLHHNEVEVKVKDFYTLNLAELNQDLFDKVYGEGNIKTEEELKDKVKTELDEYFQQNADVHFVNKVLEQVTDKEEVKLPESFLVKWLLFSNQNIQSEDQAKEILEAEKNQLKYQIIEGKLMTENEINLDYADVLAQAEQLVKNQLAIYGIHHLGDEEIQKYAVEMLKDQEQVRQISSEVAMAKLKDVILEKASKKETKISHDEFLEELKK; from the coding sequence ATGAAGGTTACCGCACAAAACCATGATGACGTAAGTGCATTGCTTACAGTAACATTGGAAAAATCTGACTACAAAGAAAAAGTAGAGAAGCAGTTGATTAATTATGCTAAAAATGCGCAAGTTCCTGGATTCAGAAAAGGGAAAGTGCCTTTGAGTATGGTTAAAAAACAATATGAAGCAGGTATTGCATTTGAAGAAATCAACAGACAAGTTTCTGATGCTTTAAACAACTATGTTAATGAAAACAAATTAAGATTAGTTGGTCAGCCTGTTCCTCAGCCAGTAAACGAATTAGATTACAATGCTGATCAATTAGAAGTTGCTTTCGAAGTAGGATATGAGCCTGAATTCACTATAGATTTAGCTAAATATGAAGCGCCTCACTACAAAGTAGAAGCTTCTGACAAAGAAATCAGCAAGAGTATTGAAAACATGCAGAAGCGTTTCGCTGAGCAGGTTCCTCAAGATAAAATCACTAAGGATTCTTACATTGCTTTAGAAGTTTCTCAGGTTGTGGAAGAAGATGCTGAAGGAGAGCACCACCACCACCCAAAAAATCTTACCATTACAGCTGAAAACAAAGAAGCTTTCAAATTGGTAAAAGGTTTGAAAATGGATGGATCTGTAAAAGTAACGAAAGAAACTCTTGCAGGTGATGAAGAATTAGCTAAAGAATTAGGATTCAGCAAAGAAGAAGTAGAGCACCTACACCACAATGAAGTAGAAGTAAAAGTAAAAGACTTCTATACATTAAACTTAGCTGAACTTAACCAGGATCTATTCGACAAAGTATACGGAGAAGGAAACATCAAGACTGAAGAAGAGCTTAAAGATAAAGTGAAAACTGAATTGGATGAGTACTTCCAGCAAAATGCTGATGTTCACTTTGTGAATAAAGTATTAGAGCAGGTAACTGATAAAGAAGAAGTAAAACTTCCTGAATCATTCCTTGTGAAGTGGTTATTATTCTCTAATCAGAATATCCAGTCTGAAGATCAGGCTAAAGAAATTCTTGAAGCTGAGAAAAACCAATTGAAATATCAGATCATCGAAGGTAAATTGATGACTGAAAACGAAATCAACCTTGACTATGCTGACGTATTGGCTCAGGCTGAGCAGTTAGTTAAAAATCAATTGGCAATCTACGGAATCCACCACTTAGGAGATGAAGAAATCCAAAAATATGCTGTTGAAATGTTGAAAGATCAGGAGCAGGTAAGACAAATTTCTTCTGAAGTAGCTATGGCTAAATTGAAAGATGTAATTCTTGAAAAAGCGAGCAAAAAAGAAACTAAAATTTCTCACGACGAATTTTTAGAAGAACTTAAGAAATAA
- a CDS encoding TonB-dependent receptor yields the protein MKLIYCLLLIFCGSVFISAQKTYTVEGTVQDFHDKSLLENAVIKIGNFTAKTNKKGKFSFDKIPAGKYTLIAQHPDCDDYTENIGVDQDVQLVITLEHHVKDIETVTIHGSHKNNGSMVVKTIDKSMISRNITENLGNLLTNISGVNVLKTGNNIAKPIIHGLYGSRVSILNDGVKLAEQEWGVEHAPNVDVNNFEHIDVIKGASALKYGGGAVGGVVVLQPQVLPKKDTIMGNVSLSGISNGRGADLNVKLAKTWENGWAIKTNGSYKKLGDLEAPDYGLMNTGLESSGFNFGVQKMTFEKGFSFDYYLTKSTVGILRSSHVGNSEDLRNALTSPEPIYKRDFSYDIDNPKQEIEHHIAKVSAYKRFENFGKITATYSFQYNHRKEYDIRRTEELSKKPALDLELITNELNVNHLIERGNWNLETGINAGYQNNYSNTQTEARRLVPNYDRYYAGIYSVLKYKIAPQLDLELGGRYDYDHYDVTKWYDLSDWNKQYAADYSDFVVRINQNRILTKPSLSYNNISVNGGIVYHPSEYFDLKFNYARVSRSPNVAELFADGLHHSAAIIERGDMRMKSETGNQFNLVADIKANVLKGLNISVNPYFFYTQNFINQIPTGYQNTQWGGAFVVYNYQQINAKMYGLDIDAQLKITDNLTYKGSGSYVYGQDTTHDVPLILMMPPNFNNSLEFNKKEWKGFYFTVSNNTYLKQTRFPVYNVPIRLFDSDGNAYNEEVDISTPPSGYSLWNIQTGVNLSKNFGIDFSVRNVFDTSYRDYLNRLRFFSNEMGRNFILTLKYQF from the coding sequence ATGAAATTGATATATTGCCTGCTGCTGATCTTTTGCGGATCAGTATTTATAAGTGCACAAAAAACCTATACTGTAGAAGGAACCGTTCAGGATTTTCACGATAAAAGCTTATTGGAAAATGCTGTAATTAAAATCGGAAACTTCACAGCTAAAACCAATAAGAAAGGTAAATTTTCTTTTGACAAGATCCCTGCAGGGAAGTATACACTCATTGCTCAGCATCCTGATTGTGATGATTATACTGAAAATATAGGAGTTGATCAGGATGTTCAGCTGGTTATTACGCTGGAACACCATGTCAAGGATATTGAAACGGTAACGATTCATGGAAGCCATAAGAACAACGGAAGTATGGTTGTGAAAACTATTGATAAGTCAATGATTTCAAGAAATATTACCGAAAACCTTGGAAATCTTTTAACAAATATTTCCGGTGTTAATGTTCTTAAGACAGGAAATAATATTGCAAAACCTATTATCCATGGACTTTATGGAAGTCGAGTTTCTATTCTGAATGATGGAGTAAAATTGGCCGAACAGGAATGGGGAGTGGAGCATGCACCCAATGTAGATGTCAATAATTTTGAACATATTGATGTCATAAAAGGGGCATCTGCCTTGAAATATGGAGGTGGAGCTGTAGGCGGGGTTGTTGTTTTACAGCCTCAAGTCTTACCTAAAAAAGATACTATCATGGGAAATGTTTCTCTTTCCGGAATTTCTAACGGGAGAGGAGCTGATCTTAATGTAAAACTTGCGAAAACCTGGGAAAACGGCTGGGCCATAAAAACCAATGGAAGCTATAAAAAACTTGGAGACCTTGAAGCTCCTGATTATGGTTTGATGAATACCGGTCTTGAGAGTTCGGGATTTAACTTTGGGGTACAGAAAATGACATTTGAAAAAGGTTTTTCATTTGATTATTATCTGACAAAAAGCACAGTGGGAATCCTTAGAAGCTCTCATGTAGGAAATTCTGAAGATTTGCGTAATGCTCTTACATCACCGGAACCCATCTATAAGAGAGATTTTAGCTATGATATTGACAATCCTAAACAGGAAATTGAGCATCATATTGCTAAAGTATCTGCATATAAAAGATTTGAAAATTTCGGAAAAATAACGGCTACTTACAGTTTCCAGTACAATCATAGAAAAGAATATGATATCAGACGTACGGAAGAACTGAGTAAAAAACCAGCTTTGGATTTGGAATTGATAACTAATGAATTGAATGTAAACCACCTGATAGAAAGAGGAAACTGGAATCTTGAAACAGGGATTAATGCAGGATATCAGAACAACTATTCCAATACCCAGACGGAGGCAAGACGTCTTGTCCCAAACTATGACAGATATTATGCTGGAATTTATTCAGTATTAAAATATAAAATTGCACCTCAATTGGATCTTGAATTGGGAGGCAGGTATGATTATGATCATTATGACGTAACAAAATGGTATGATCTGAGTGACTGGAATAAACAATATGCTGCTGATTATTCTGATTTTGTAGTGAGAATAAACCAAAACAGAATTCTTACAAAACCATCTTTAAGTTATAATAATATTTCAGTAAACGGAGGAATTGTCTATCATCCGTCAGAATATTTTGACTTGAAATTCAATTATGCCAGAGTTTCGAGGTCTCCGAATGTTGCTGAACTTTTTGCAGATGGACTTCACCATTCTGCAGCCATTATTGAAAGAGGAGATATGAGAATGAAAAGTGAAACAGGAAATCAGTTTAATTTAGTAGCGGACATTAAAGCAAATGTTTTAAAAGGATTGAATATTTCTGTAAACCCTTACTTCTTTTATACTCAAAATTTCATCAATCAAATTCCTACGGGATATCAGAATACACAGTGGGGAGGAGCTTTCGTAGTCTATAATTATCAGCAGATCAATGCTAAAATGTATGGATTAGATATTGATGCTCAGCTTAAAATCACAGATAATCTGACCTACAAGGGAAGTGGTTCCTACGTTTATGGTCAGGATACAACTCACGATGTGCCACTTATTCTCATGATGCCTCCGAATTTTAATAATTCATTGGAATTCAATAAAAAAGAGTGGAAAGGCTTTTATTTTACAGTAAGTAATAATACTTATTTAAAACAAACGAGATTTCCGGTTTATAATGTTCCAATCCGATTATTTGATTCTGACGGAAATGCTTACAATGAAGAAGTGGATATTTCTACACCTCCAAGCGGATATTCCCTTTGGAACATTCAGACAGGGGTAAATCTGTCTAAAAATTTCGGAATTGATTTTTCAGTTCGAAATGTATTCGATACGTCTTACAGAGATTATCTGAACAGACTTCGTTTCTTTTCCAACGAGATGGGAAGAAACTTTATTTTAACTCTTAAATATCAATTTTAA
- a CDS encoding ABC-F family ATP-binding cassette domain-containing protein, with protein sequence MLSVQSLGLHHSGNYLFQNVNFTIKKDDKVGLVGKNGAGKSTLLKMLSGEINFYEGEVVTEGSVTIGFLKQDLDFVKGRTVWAETMQAFEQINAWKDELEEVNHQMTVRTDYESDSYTDLINKMTELNDLLMNHDAYNLEGDMEKVLFGLGFKADDFQKITDEFSGGWRMRIELAKLLLQKNDIMLLDEPTNHLDMESIIWLENFLKDYPGAIVLVSHDKQFMTAVCNRTFDINNKKVDDYKANYSKYLVMREDRREKLIQAKKNQDAEIKQMEDNINKFRASATKASFAQSLIKKLDKIERIEVDNEDVSKFNIRFVQSMVPGKIIFEAEHLGKAYGQKQIFDDVDFIVQRGDRIALLGQNGQGKTTLAKILAGDIKDYSGTWNLGHNVNIGYFAQNQEEVLTPNKTVLEEAEDAATEETRPRVRDLLGSFLFQGDAVTKKTKVLSGGERNRLALCKLLLRPFNTLIMDEPTNHLDIQSKEIIKLALQNFEGTLIVISHDREFLQGLCDKIYEFRDGKMKEFLGDINEYLEYRQKETIREISAEKAKLHQEVKVEPKKVEEKPAASSQSSNIVSKEQKNIQNKIKKVEERISELETKIEEMEASFAKENPSDETLEKYNKTKEDLDTALQEWECLGTQLD encoded by the coding sequence ATGCTTTCGGTTCAAAGTTTAGGATTACACCATTCAGGAAATTATTTATTTCAAAATGTCAATTTCACCATTAAAAAGGATGATAAAGTTGGTCTCGTTGGTAAAAACGGAGCAGGAAAATCCACTTTATTGAAAATGCTGTCCGGAGAAATTAATTTCTACGAAGGAGAAGTTGTGACTGAAGGAAGTGTTACTATAGGTTTCCTGAAGCAGGATCTTGATTTTGTAAAAGGAAGAACGGTTTGGGCTGAAACCATGCAGGCTTTTGAGCAGATCAACGCATGGAAAGATGAGCTTGAAGAAGTGAATCACCAGATGACGGTAAGAACAGATTATGAAAGTGATTCCTACACGGATCTGATTAATAAAATGACCGAACTGAATGACCTTTTAATGAACCACGATGCCTACAATCTTGAAGGTGACATGGAAAAAGTGTTATTTGGTTTAGGATTTAAAGCAGATGATTTTCAAAAAATCACCGATGAATTTTCCGGAGGGTGGAGAATGAGAATCGAATTGGCAAAATTACTTCTTCAGAAGAATGATATCATGCTTCTCGATGAGCCTACCAACCACCTGGATATGGAATCTATCATCTGGCTTGAAAACTTTTTGAAAGACTATCCTGGAGCCATTGTTCTGGTAAGTCACGATAAACAGTTTATGACAGCGGTTTGTAACCGTACTTTTGATATCAACAACAAAAAAGTTGACGATTATAAAGCCAATTATTCCAAATATCTTGTCATGAGAGAAGATCGCCGTGAAAAACTGATTCAGGCTAAAAAGAATCAGGATGCGGAGATCAAGCAGATGGAAGATAACATTAATAAGTTCCGTGCAAGTGCTACAAAAGCATCTTTTGCGCAGTCACTTATTAAGAAACTTGATAAAATAGAACGTATTGAAGTTGATAACGAAGACGTTTCAAAATTCAATATCCGTTTCGTACAGTCTATGGTTCCCGGAAAGATCATCTTTGAAGCAGAACACCTGGGAAAAGCTTACGGACAAAAACAGATCTTTGATGATGTAGACTTTATCGTTCAGAGAGGAGACAGAATTGCTCTTTTAGGGCAAAACGGACAAGGGAAAACAACTTTGGCTAAAATTTTGGCGGGAGATATTAAAGATTATTCAGGAACATGGAATCTTGGGCATAACGTTAATATCGGATACTTTGCACAGAATCAGGAAGAGGTTTTAACCCCTAATAAAACGGTTCTTGAAGAAGCAGAAGATGCTGCAACGGAAGAGACAAGACCTAGAGTAAGAGATTTATTAGGATCTTTCCTTTTTCAGGGAGATGCGGTTACCAAGAAAACCAAAGTGCTTTCCGGAGGAGAGAGAAACCGTCTGGCACTTTGTAAACTGTTACTTCGTCCTTTCAACACGTTGATCATGGACGAACCTACCAACCACCTTGATATTCAATCTAAGGAAATTATCAAGCTGGCACTGCAGAATTTTGAAGGTACCTTAATTGTCATCTCGCACGACAGGGAATTCCTTCAGGGACTTTGTGATAAGATTTATGAGTTCCGTGACGGGAAAATGAAAGAATTCCTTGGAGATATCAATGAATACCTTGAATACAGACAAAAGGAAACAATCAGAGAAATTTCTGCAGAAAAAGCCAAACTTCATCAGGAAGTAAAGGTAGAACCTAAGAAAGTGGAAGAAAAACCAGCTGCAAGCAGTCAATCTTCAAATATCGTTAGTAAAGAACAGAAAAATATTCAGAATAAAATCAAGAAAGTAGAAGAGAGAATTTCCGAACTTGAAACAAAAATAGAGGAAATGGAAGCTTCTTTTGCCAAAGAAAACCCTTCAGATGAAACCCTGGAAAAGTACAATAAAACCAAGGAAGACCTGGATACAGCTCTACAGGAGTGGGAATGTCTTGGTACACAGCTTGATTAA
- a CDS encoding T6SS phospholipase effector Tle1-like catalytic domain-containing protein, which translates to MNGSRVISVGIFFDGTGNNGVNILSPDKPLNNNESYYGTFTNIYKLYSLFIGDEKIYIEGIGTVTGSEDNNFAMATCANPPYGNGYSSDDKLQKAGDFVQQIIHDQTKEYHFYIYGFGRGGMLARTFCNQLLTHYSLENCRIKFLGAFDTVESKPFNTYNLNIPSQVENALHICAVNESRFFFPLTGFFENSKIMEDRKLENTSSVWKEIFVPGDHADVGGGYLEGPQSVYISTNFIHIDDLHRYVSDIRNEKTNAEGNKIWNALLSGYEIEITNGLSQAYVCRDKVYNDLSKVYGKLMLEETNAQVSIFSTENDAYFGTDYNKHPFLSRFYIKIKEYVKDLSAGKKPIYDFGKFADYTHISANFGLYSNSFLKRSQREINIELINNGLNVSSSTSVDQTGQTRLSAELHLPEDSFVADFLYGTSVPNNDIWDRSILRTPAAITLNEIKN; encoded by the coding sequence ATGAATGGCAGTAGAGTGATTTCCGTCGGGATTTTCTTTGACGGTACAGGAAATAATGGAGTAAATATTCTTTCACCGGATAAACCGCTGAACAACAATGAGAGTTATTATGGTACGTTCACCAATATCTATAAATTATACAGTTTATTTATTGGAGATGAAAAAATATATATCGAAGGAATTGGCACTGTAACGGGCAGTGAGGATAATAATTTTGCTATGGCAACATGTGCAAATCCACCCTATGGTAACGGATATTCTTCCGATGATAAACTTCAGAAAGCGGGAGATTTTGTACAGCAGATTATTCATGATCAGACAAAAGAATACCACTTTTATATCTATGGATTCGGAAGAGGAGGAATGCTCGCAAGAACTTTTTGCAATCAGCTTTTAACTCATTATTCTTTGGAAAATTGCAGAATAAAATTTTTAGGAGCTTTTGATACGGTAGAATCCAAACCTTTTAATACTTATAATCTGAATATTCCTAGCCAGGTAGAGAATGCTTTACATATTTGCGCAGTCAATGAAAGTCGTTTCTTTTTTCCGCTTACCGGATTTTTTGAGAACTCAAAAATAATGGAGGATCGGAAACTGGAAAATACGTCTTCCGTTTGGAAAGAAATCTTTGTGCCGGGTGATCATGCTGATGTTGGGGGAGGATATCTTGAAGGGCCGCAGTCTGTTTATATTTCTACAAACTTCATTCACATTGATGATCTGCATCGTTATGTTTCGGATATCAGAAATGAAAAAACCAATGCTGAAGGAAATAAAATCTGGAATGCACTGCTTTCCGGATATGAAATTGAGATCACCAATGGTCTTTCACAGGCATATGTGTGCCGGGATAAAGTATACAATGACCTTTCAAAAGTATATGGGAAGCTGATGCTGGAAGAAACCAATGCTCAAGTATCCATTTTCAGTACAGAAAACGATGCGTATTTTGGAACAGATTATAATAAGCATCCTTTTCTCAGTCGGTTTTACATCAAAATAAAAGAATATGTAAAGGATCTTTCTGCAGGTAAAAAGCCAATCTATGATTTCGGGAAATTTGCAGACTATACCCATATTTCAGCAAATTTCGGACTTTATAGCAACAGTTTTCTGAAAAGATCCCAGCGGGAAATTAATATTGAATTGATCAATAACGGATTAAATGTTTCCAGCAGCACTTCTGTTGACCAAACCGGTCAAACAAGGCTTTCCGCTGAGCTCCATCTGCCGGAAGACAGTTTTGTGGCAGATTTTCTGTACGGAACCAGTGTTCCCAATAATGATATATGGGATCGTTCCATTTTAAGAACACCGGCAGCTATTACATTGAATGAAATTAAGAATTAA
- a CDS encoding response regulator transcription factor: MSSQIKLALIDDEQLILEGVKMLLSNEKNISVCLTADNGPDFIDDLGKLSKNEFPDIALVDVQMKPMNGFELVEILKEKYPDLKIIILSSHYKTSILGYMVKLGVSAFLPKNSDKKTFIDAITMVDKNGVFFTAEDHQMLFTYMNGSAKKNSLFETEDELSEREKDVVKLICQEFTNNEIGEKLFISPRTVESHRQRILEKIGAKNTVGIVIYAIINNIYSLEKM; this comes from the coding sequence ATGAGTTCCCAAATCAAACTAGCGCTGATTGATGATGAACAGCTGATCCTCGAAGGGGTAAAAATGTTGCTGTCCAATGAAAAAAATATATCGGTATGCCTTACTGCAGATAACGGCCCCGATTTTATAGATGACCTCGGAAAACTTTCAAAAAATGAATTTCCTGATATTGCCCTTGTAGATGTTCAGATGAAGCCGATGAACGGTTTTGAACTGGTAGAAATCCTGAAAGAAAAATATCCCGACCTCAAAATCATTATCCTTTCATCCCATTATAAAACCTCTATTCTCGGATATATGGTCAAATTGGGAGTATCAGCATTTCTTCCTAAAAACTCCGATAAAAAAACATTTATTGATGCCATCACGATGGTTGATAAAAATGGAGTTTTCTTCACGGCAGAAGACCATCAGATGCTGTTTACTTACATGAATGGTTCTGCAAAGAAAAATTCTCTTTTTGAAACAGAAGATGAGCTTTCTGAAAGAGAAAAAGATGTGGTAAAACTCATCTGCCAGGAATTTACAAATAACGAAATAGGAGAAAAACTCTTTATCAGCCCCAGAACCGTAGAAAGCCACAGGCAGCGTATTCTGGAGAAGATAGGAGCTAAAAATACTGTGGGAATAGTGATTTATGCTATCATTAACAATATTTATTCCCTTGAAAAAATGTAA
- a CDS encoding sensor histidine kinase, whose translation MIHDDIGNRLNILSLWLNNLDTQGDELIKKNIYGQMSSLIDAARSISHSLYPVNLESVGLVLYVEELIANLSHKINISLQVMPGYEKKDLFAEVQLYRIIQEFTTNVIKHSEATDLWIYIKDYPENTAVIISDNGQGFEYEEVKKGMGIKNIESRIKSMNATHKWKKTFSNKGSRLIIKIPKYHEFPNQTSAD comes from the coding sequence ATGATTCATGATGATATCGGAAACCGCCTCAATATTCTCTCTTTATGGTTGAATAATCTTGATACCCAGGGTGATGAGCTGATTAAAAAAAATATCTACGGCCAGATGTCTTCCCTGATTGATGCTGCCAGAAGTATTTCCCATTCATTGTACCCTGTAAATCTGGAATCGGTAGGATTGGTTTTATACGTTGAAGAATTAATAGCCAACCTTTCCCATAAAATTAATATATCCCTGCAGGTGATGCCCGGATATGAAAAGAAAGATCTTTTCGCAGAAGTGCAGCTGTACCGGATTATTCAGGAGTTTACTACCAATGTAATCAAGCATTCTGAGGCAACTGATCTCTGGATCTATATTAAAGATTATCCTGAAAATACGGCTGTTATTATTTCTGATAACGGACAGGGTTTTGAATATGAAGAAGTAAAAAAAGGAATGGGAATAAAAAACATAGAATCCCGTATCAAATCTATGAACGCAACACACAAATGGAAAAAAACTTTTTCGAATAAAGGAAGTCGTTTAATCATAAAAATTCCAAAATATCATGAGTTCCCAAATCAAACTAGCGCTGATTGA
- a CDS encoding DUF5715 family protein has protein sequence MRKFFCVVFVPFIYSLHYSQAAKKAFPCYDLTTVLKVEPTPLYKPHLDASKSFGIQLLKDSKTVQKYINKGKFHKIKKSGKGYQVQRLDYSRAYMVSKAKTTLEKIASKFSKDTKGGTFTVSSITRTLEDQCRLRRVNSNASLGISSHNYGNSFDISYVRFNNVLKYNPKMEIALEKVLKHYQNAGRIYYIKERQQSCYHITVKNY, from the coding sequence ATGAGAAAGTTTTTCTGTGTGGTCTTTGTACCCTTTATTTATAGTTTACATTATTCGCAGGCAGCGAAAAAAGCTTTTCCCTGCTATGATCTTACTACTGTATTGAAGGTTGAACCTACACCGCTTTATAAACCCCATCTTGATGCTTCAAAGAGTTTTGGAATACAGCTTCTGAAAGATTCCAAAACAGTACAGAAGTATATTAACAAAGGTAAATTCCACAAAATAAAAAAATCAGGAAAAGGATATCAGGTCCAGAGACTGGATTACAGCAGGGCTTATATGGTATCCAAGGCCAAAACTACTCTTGAGAAAATAGCTTCCAAGTTCAGTAAAGATACAAAAGGCGGTACTTTTACCGTTTCATCCATTACCCGTACTCTTGAAGACCAATGCAGGCTGAGAAGAGTGAATTCTAACGCCTCACTAGGGATTAGTTCTCACAATTATGGCAATTCTTTTGACATTTCTTATGTAAGATTCAACAACGTTCTGAAGTACAATCCGAAAATGGAAATAGCACTGGAGAAAGTTTTAAAGCATTATCAGAATGCCGGTAGAATATATTACATTAAAGAAAGGCAACAGAGCTGTTATCATATTACAGTGAAAAATTATTAA
- the aqpZ gene encoding aquaporin Z — protein sequence MKKLFAEFFGTFWLVFGGCGSAVFAAGVPDIGIGLLGVALAFGLTVLTMAYAVGHISGGHFNPAVSFGLLAGGRFPAKDLIPYIVAQCLGAIVAAGCLYTILNGAGAVEFSKPGDFATNFYGEAVYNGKAFSMGAAFLAEFLLTAFFLIVIMGATDKWANGKFAGLAIGLALTLIHLISIPITNTSVNPARSLSQAVFMGGIAMSQLWLFWVAPILGGVVGGLIYKFLLQRDTAEIAD from the coding sequence ATAAAAAAACTTTTCGCTGAATTTTTCGGCACATTTTGGCTTGTTTTCGGAGGGTGTGGAAGCGCTGTTTTCGCAGCCGGCGTTCCCGACATTGGCATCGGACTTTTAGGAGTTGCTTTAGCCTTTGGTCTTACTGTTCTTACGATGGCTTATGCCGTAGGACACATTTCAGGAGGACACTTTAATCCGGCAGTTTCTTTTGGACTTTTAGCAGGCGGAAGATTTCCTGCCAAAGATCTTATCCCTTACATCGTAGCCCAGTGTCTGGGAGCCATTGTAGCAGCAGGATGTCTGTATACAATTCTAAACGGTGCGGGAGCGGTAGAATTCTCAAAACCCGGAGATTTTGCCACGAACTTTTATGGAGAGGCCGTTTATAACGGAAAAGCTTTCAGCATGGGAGCCGCGTTCTTAGCTGAATTTTTATTAACAGCCTTTTTCCTTATCGTGATCATGGGAGCTACAGATAAATGGGCCAACGGTAAATTTGCCGGTCTTGCTATCGGTCTTGCGCTTACTTTGATCCACCTGATTTCTATTCCTATTACGAATACTTCTGTAAACCCTGCAAGATCCCTTTCACAGGCTGTCTTCATGGGAGGAATTGCCATGTCACAGCTTTGGCTGTTCTGGGTAGCACCTATTTTAGGGGGAGTTGTAGGTGGACTGATCTACAAGTTCTTACTTCAGAGAGACACTGCAGAAATTGCAGATTAA
- a CDS encoding acyl transferase — MELKNIFNINTEQDFLNVSLKTFRYQYENVEIYRKFVDFLNVNPDEVDSLVKIPFLPIEMFKNHQILDKNVTTDLFFQSSGTTQMNLSKHFIADPELYEESIYKSFEQFIGKPEDFIFLGLLPSYLEKQNSSLIYMVDYLMKKSAKPENGYFLYNHSELFELLNKLQDKKVILFGVSFALLDFLDYCHSERSGESLNFLENLIVIETGGMKGRKEEMTKDELLKILQEGLKTDKIYSEYSMTELLSQAYSLGNNEYVCPNWMRIMVRNAEDPLAYEKEGRTGAINIIDLANTHSCSFIATQDLGKIVGDKFQVLGRIDHSDIRGCSLLVS; from the coding sequence ATGGAATTAAAAAATATATTCAATATAAATACTGAACAGGATTTTCTGAATGTTTCATTGAAAACGTTTCGTTATCAATACGAAAATGTTGAAATATACAGGAAATTCGTCGACTTTCTGAATGTTAATCCTGATGAGGTGGATAGCTTGGTGAAGATTCCGTTTTTGCCGATCGAAATGTTCAAAAACCACCAGATTCTGGATAAAAATGTGACAACTGATCTGTTTTTTCAGAGTTCAGGAACAACGCAGATGAATCTCTCAAAACATTTCATTGCAGATCCGGAACTTTATGAAGAAAGTATTTATAAAAGTTTTGAACAGTTTATCGGGAAGCCGGAAGATTTTATTTTTCTGGGACTGCTTCCTAGTTATCTGGAAAAACAAAATTCATCCCTGATCTATATGGTAGATTACCTGATGAAAAAATCTGCCAAACCAGAAAACGGATATTTCCTTTATAACCATTCCGAACTTTTTGAATTGTTGAATAAGCTTCAGGATAAAAAAGTAATTCTTTTCGGAGTTTCATTTGCTCTTCTTGACTTTTTAGATTACTGTCATTCCGAAAGGAGCGGAGAATCTCTGAATTTCCTTGAAAACCTGATTGTAATTGAAACCGGAGGAATGAAAGGCAGAAAAGAAGAAATGACGAAAGATGAATTATTGAAAATCTTACAGGAAGGTCTCAAAACAGATAAGATTTATTCAGAATATTCTATGACAGAACTGCTTTCGCAGGCATATTCCCTTGGAAATAACGAGTATGTATGTCCAAACTGGATGAGAATCATGGTTCGGAATGCAGAAGATCCCCTGGCCTATGAAAAAGAAGGAAGAACCGGGGCTATTAATATCATCGATCTTGCCAATACCCATTCCTGCTCGTTTATAGCGACACAGGATTTAGGGAAAATTGTAGGGGATAAATTTCAGGTATTGGGAAGAATAGACCATTCGGATATCAGAGGATGCAGTCTGTTGGTAAGCTAG